The Halobacterium sp. CBA1132 genome has a segment encoding these proteins:
- a CDS encoding DNA-3-methyladenine glycosylase, protein MNEQAVEYLQDDPHLRPVINEHGPVTIEPADDLFQRMVVSIIRQQVSMESAAATRERLYNTVDVEPTTILETDTDTLHDVGLSQQKASYIHNIAEAFLENNYSRQYFDGMNDEEVMNELTEIKGVGPWTARMQLIFGLGREDVFPVGDLGIRKGMQSLYGEDTTRAEMRDIAGHWQPYRSYASLYVWRAYEG, encoded by the coding sequence ATGAACGAGCAAGCCGTCGAATACCTCCAAGACGACCCACACCTCCGCCCAGTCATCAACGAACACGGCCCAGTAACCATCGAACCAGCCGACGACCTCTTTCAACGAATGGTCGTCTCCATCATCCGCCAGCAAGTATCAATGGAATCCGCCGCAGCGACACGAGAACGCCTCTACAACACCGTCGACGTTGAACCAACCACAATCCTCGAAACAGACACCGACACCCTACACGACGTCGGCCTCTCCCAGCAGAAAGCATCCTACATCCATAACATCGCAGAAGCATTCCTCGAAAACAACTACTCCCGCCAATACTTCGACGGAATGAACGACGAAGAAGTGATGAACGAGCTAACCGAAATCAAGGGCGTCGGACCATGGACCGCCCGAATGCAGCTAATATTCGGGCTCGGCCGCGAGGACGTCTTCCCAGTGGGTGACCTCGGCATCCGGAAGGGGATGCAGTCGCTGTACGGCGAGGACACGACGCGCGCGGAGATGCGCGACATCGCGGGGCACTGGCAGCCGTATCGGTCGTACGCGTCGCTGTACGTCTGGCGCGCCTACGAGGGGTAG
- a CDS encoding DUF262 domain-containing protein, with protein MDGNPDDNFSLSSVFSQSYFEIPDYQRDFAWEESNVNDLLDDIEFVYEQNRDAADQAQKVDHYFGTIVLEERGSIEPTDFEDYTQFAIVDGQQRLATITVIISAIIEEMKDIAAKADVGENMQSDIEERSSDIRSKYVEYEDLPRLQLGGLAEDVYYGAIIGGRNVERYSEKSDLVETERKVLAAKRVTKSKLQEWKSQKCDGDREHAIYYKFLKNIVRIITQRFEVNVKVVEDVDEAARMFKVINNRGRGLRLHDKVRSHLVYCASQSKTLDSENIYKKFNNIVQNVSVHDGFSDAEIDDLVRIHWSVFTSERSDSRAKRPGPSEIHRRLSDLDDYASVQRDDFEAFIRPYIDSLERFSERYPYLTDRDKFAEKYSGNEFGSTDGQLDETVRKIQLIYLHPGVRNAAAPLLITVAEKFGVDSQEFADIVSELEQLVFGHSLVMSHGPQAYSNTLKSGANDLYWSDVEDDEVPTVFNSDADRYVGHQSKELGVRNIIERISEKRERIAPIDDVVSGYLSEEDVLDGEFSPGWGGIRKTELVKFIMYEYERSLRNKSGVLSLPPYHQFRDRFQVEHIVPKHAEAGHKLENHNRNKNRLGNLVVLSAEENNSNNNSSYAEKQQNAYGDSSLQVLRQLNSNEFTEEVITEREENELFSFIRQRWG; from the coding sequence ATGGACGGAAATCCAGATGACAACTTCTCGCTTTCATCAGTATTCAGCCAGTCATATTTCGAGATACCTGATTACCAGAGGGACTTCGCGTGGGAGGAGTCGAATGTTAACGACTTGCTTGACGATATTGAGTTTGTCTACGAGCAAAACAGGGATGCTGCAGACCAGGCCCAGAAGGTAGACCACTATTTTGGAACGATTGTACTTGAGGAACGCGGGTCAATTGAGCCGACTGACTTTGAGGATTACACACAGTTTGCGATAGTTGACGGCCAGCAGAGGCTTGCTACAATCACGGTCATCATTTCTGCGATTATTGAGGAAATGAAGGATATTGCGGCGAAAGCAGATGTTGGTGAGAATATGCAGTCGGATATCGAGGAACGGAGTTCAGATATCCGTTCAAAGTACGTAGAATATGAGGATTTGCCGCGACTTCAACTAGGCGGGCTTGCAGAAGATGTGTATTATGGGGCAATAATCGGTGGCCGGAATGTCGAACGGTATTCCGAAAAGTCAGATTTGGTTGAAACGGAGCGAAAAGTCCTCGCTGCAAAGAGGGTAACTAAATCTAAGCTACAGGAGTGGAAATCACAGAAATGCGACGGTGACCGTGAGCACGCGATCTATTATAAATTCCTCAAAAATATCGTCCGAATTATAACCCAGAGATTTGAGGTGAATGTGAAGGTCGTTGAAGACGTTGATGAAGCAGCCCGGATGTTCAAGGTAATAAACAACCGGGGCCGCGGCCTGCGACTGCACGATAAGGTTCGTAGCCATCTCGTTTACTGTGCTTCACAATCTAAGACTCTGGACTCCGAAAACATCTACAAGAAATTCAATAACATCGTCCAGAACGTCTCCGTACATGACGGTTTCTCCGACGCCGAAATTGACGACCTCGTGAGAATTCATTGGTCGGTATTTACTAGTGAACGATCAGACTCCCGGGCAAAGCGTCCTGGCCCATCGGAGATTCACAGACGGCTCTCCGACCTAGACGATTATGCAAGCGTTCAAAGGGACGACTTTGAGGCGTTCATTCGACCATATATAGACTCCCTAGAGCGATTCTCTGAGCGCTACCCGTATCTCACAGACAGAGATAAATTTGCAGAGAAGTATTCTGGCAACGAGTTCGGCTCGACCGATGGGCAGCTGGACGAAACTGTCCGGAAGATACAGCTGATATACCTCCACCCCGGTGTACGAAACGCGGCTGCTCCACTACTTATCACAGTTGCTGAAAAGTTTGGTGTTGATTCGCAAGAATTTGCGGATATAGTATCTGAATTAGAGCAGCTTGTCTTCGGACATAGTCTCGTGATGTCGCACGGTCCACAGGCTTATTCAAACACTCTAAAATCCGGAGCTAACGATCTATATTGGTCAGATGTAGAGGATGACGAAGTTCCAACCGTTTTCAACTCTGATGCGGACCGGTACGTTGGTCATCAGTCAAAGGAGCTTGGAGTACGAAATATCATAGAGAGAATTAGTGAGAAACGCGAACGGATAGCTCCTATTGATGATGTGGTCTCAGGATACCTTTCCGAGGAAGATGTACTAGATGGTGAATTTAGCCCAGGATGGGGCGGAATAAGGAAGACTGAGCTTGTGAAATTCATTATGTATGAATATGAGCGTTCGCTCAGAAACAAATCTGGGGTTTTGTCTCTACCCCCATACCACCAGTTCCGAGATAGGTTCCAAGTAGAACATATTGTGCCGAAACATGCTGAAGCGGGACACAAGCTTGAAAACCACAATCGGAATAAAAATAGACTCGGGAATCTTGTCGTTTTGAGTGCTGAAGAGAATAATTCGAACAATAACTCATCCTATGCTGAAAAGCAACAGAATGCATATGGTGACTCCTCACTTCAAGTTTTGCGGCAACTCAACAGCAATGAGTTCACGGAAGAAGTTATCACAGAGAGGGAAGAGAATGAACTGTTCTCGTTTATTCGTCAGCGGTGGGGGTGA
- a CDS encoding putative zinc-binding protein, with protein MTDYDDLPLVYSCSGCSSAAQMANDLAVRLDRERVAEMSCIAGVGGDVPPLVNIATSGRPMLVVDGCPLECARKSLEQHDVTPDRHVNLAERGVPKEYHTDYDDEQAEELYDDLVGEVEQLTPTP; from the coding sequence ATGACCGACTACGACGACCTGCCGTTGGTGTACTCGTGTTCGGGTTGTTCGAGTGCCGCCCAGATGGCCAACGACCTCGCAGTGAGGCTCGACCGCGAGCGCGTCGCGGAGATGTCCTGTATCGCGGGCGTCGGTGGCGACGTTCCGCCGCTCGTGAACATCGCGACGTCGGGTCGGCCGATGCTCGTCGTCGACGGCTGTCCGCTGGAGTGCGCGCGCAAGAGCCTCGAACAGCACGACGTTACCCCTGACCGCCACGTCAACCTCGCCGAGCGCGGCGTCCCCAAGGAGTACCACACCGACTACGACGACGAACAGGCCGAAGAACTCTACGACGACCTCGTGGGGGAAGTCGAACAACTCACGCCGACGCCGTAG
- a CDS encoding HAD family hydrolase gives MSYDAVFFDLDDTLYSYPECNEAGKAAAFREARELGYDLSRGAFDDLYMEGRREVKRELAGTASAHERFLYFKRALEIHTGTHQSRDALALGEAYWGTYVETMELFEGVPETLAQLQDAGVDVAIVSNLTTRIQMEKIDALGVEAHVDLVLTSEETGREKPASDMFTLPLAKLDRRPSEAVMVGDDVEADVEGGNAVGLTTVLFNAEANGETGYRRPDHQIDAFREVLEVVL, from the coding sequence ATGAGCTACGACGCGGTGTTCTTCGACCTCGACGACACCCTCTACTCGTATCCGGAGTGCAACGAGGCGGGGAAGGCGGCGGCGTTCCGGGAGGCCCGCGAGTTGGGGTACGACCTCTCTCGGGGGGCGTTCGACGACCTGTACATGGAGGGGCGCCGCGAGGTGAAGCGCGAACTCGCGGGGACGGCGTCGGCCCACGAGCGGTTCCTCTACTTCAAGCGCGCGCTGGAGATTCACACCGGCACCCACCAGTCGCGGGACGCGCTCGCGCTCGGGGAGGCGTACTGGGGGACGTACGTCGAGACGATGGAGCTGTTCGAGGGCGTGCCCGAGACGCTCGCGCAACTACAGGACGCGGGCGTGGACGTCGCCATCGTGAGCAATCTCACGACGCGCATCCAGATGGAGAAAATCGACGCACTCGGCGTCGAGGCGCACGTCGACCTCGTGTTGACGTCCGAGGAGACGGGCCGTGAGAAGCCCGCGAGTGACATGTTCACACTGCCGCTCGCGAAACTCGACCGGCGGCCCAGCGAGGCCGTGATGGTCGGCGACGACGTCGAAGCCGACGTCGAGGGCGGGAACGCGGTGGGGTTGACGACGGTGCTGTTCAACGCCGAGGCCAACGGGGAGACGGGCTATCGCCGGCCCGACCACCAGATTGATGCGTTCCGCGAGGTCTTAGAGGTGGTACTGTAA
- a CDS encoding RNA ligase family protein, which yields MRAFPSLPTVADAPASLLDGHLWIQEWVCGGPLRVQLRDSGLLRFGDADRVFDHDDVPPGYRHAVRHVRERFDRDALRAALDDVESAVFYGVATRQQPIDYDWEALPGFLGFDVYHAGDDRFLPPDSVEVLYDRLGLTPLPAVAKELRGADFDPHDYALPESSWYDGPAAGVLVRNKTGDRAVRHADSLERPEPVAFDADPEDLAERFVTDARVERARKAAAGDPAAGVDEVVDRVLELLAREEYARLYGDDAPVDVAAFEAAAADRARRLLDAA from the coding sequence ATGCGCGCGTTCCCGTCCCTCCCGACCGTCGCGGACGCCCCGGCTTCGCTGCTCGACGGCCACCTCTGGATTCAGGAGTGGGTGTGTGGCGGCCCGCTGCGCGTCCAACTCCGCGACTCCGGCCTCCTCCGGTTCGGGGACGCCGACCGTGTCTTCGACCACGACGACGTGCCGCCGGGCTACCGGCACGCCGTCCGGCACGTCCGCGAGCGCTTCGACCGTGACGCGCTCCGCGCCGCGCTCGACGACGTCGAGTCGGCCGTCTTCTACGGCGTCGCCACCCGCCAGCAGCCCATCGACTACGACTGGGAAGCGCTGCCCGGCTTCCTCGGCTTCGACGTCTACCACGCCGGCGACGACCGATTCCTGCCGCCGGACTCTGTGGAAGTGCTGTACGACCGCCTCGGTCTGACGCCCCTACCGGCTGTCGCGAAGGAACTCCGGGGCGCGGACTTCGACCCGCACGACTACGCCCTCCCCGAGTCGTCGTGGTACGACGGTCCCGCGGCGGGCGTGCTCGTCCGGAACAAGACCGGCGACCGCGCAGTCCGTCACGCGGACTCGCTGGAGCGGCCCGAGCCAGTAGCGTTCGACGCCGACCCCGAGGACCTCGCCGAGCGATTCGTCACCGACGCTCGCGTCGAGCGTGCGCGAAAGGCCGCGGCCGGCGACCCCGCTGCGGGCGTCGACGAGGTCGTGGACCGCGTGCTGGAACTGCTCGCGCGCGAGGAGTACGCTCGTCTCTACGGCGACGACGCGCCAGTCGACGTCGCCGCGTTCGAGGCGGCCGCGGCGGACCGCGCCCGGCGGCTGCTGGATGCCGCGTAA
- a CDS encoding 3-hydroxyacyl-CoA dehydrogenase/enoyl-CoA hydratase family protein, whose amino-acid sequence MDVDDIETIAVLGAGNMGHGIAEVAALAGFDVNLRDIKEEFVQNGYEQLEWSLGKLAENDQIGESEADAALDRVTPIVDLEAAVEDADFVVEAVPEKMDIKQNVYRELEQHAPDHAVFATNTSSLSITELSEVTDRPERFCGMHFFNPPVRMQLVEVIAGEHTDDDVLDLTEDLAEGMGKTPVRVRKDSPGFIVNRVLVPLLNEAAWLVHEDVATIAEVDSTTKYDIGLPMGAFELADQVGIDVSYDVLDYMQGVLGEAYEPCPLIEEKVDAEDLGKKTGQGFYDYENGGAEVPTDEIRDDIADRLLAVMANEVAKLVGNDVADPAEIDEAVKLGAGYPEGPAKMADEAGVDHLYEALAAAYEENGAARYEPADELERLADAGEGFYGAAAEEETASYENLVVTVEDNVAHVELDRPHRMNTISEALLDDLGDAVDDLDEDDEVRAILLTGAGEKAFSAGADVTSMAGSADPLDAVELSRKGQQTFGKLEAADVPVVAGIDGYCLGGGMELATCADIRVASERSELGQPEHNLGLLPGWGGTQRLKHIVGEGRAKEIIFTADRYDAAELEDYGFVNEVVPNDELDDRAWELARDLAAGPPVAQKYTKRAMLAGRDSTEAGLESEAQAFGQLMNTQDLMEGIAAFTSDRDPEFEGH is encoded by the coding sequence ATGGACGTTGATGACATCGAGACCATCGCGGTGCTGGGCGCTGGCAACATGGGCCACGGTATCGCGGAAGTCGCGGCACTGGCGGGCTTCGACGTGAACCTCCGGGACATCAAAGAGGAGTTCGTGCAGAACGGCTACGAGCAACTCGAGTGGTCGCTGGGGAAACTCGCGGAGAACGACCAAATCGGGGAGTCGGAAGCCGACGCCGCCCTCGACCGCGTCACCCCCATCGTCGACCTCGAAGCGGCCGTCGAGGACGCGGACTTCGTCGTCGAGGCCGTCCCGGAGAAGATGGACATCAAGCAGAACGTCTACCGGGAACTCGAACAGCACGCGCCCGACCACGCGGTGTTCGCGACGAACACCTCCAGCCTCTCGATTACGGAGCTCTCGGAGGTCACCGACCGCCCCGAGCGGTTCTGCGGGATGCACTTCTTCAATCCGCCGGTGCGGATGCAGCTCGTGGAGGTCATCGCGGGCGAACACACCGACGACGACGTGCTCGACCTCACCGAGGACCTCGCCGAGGGGATGGGGAAGACGCCGGTTCGCGTCCGCAAGGACTCCCCGGGGTTCATTGTCAACCGCGTGCTCGTCCCGCTACTGAACGAGGCCGCGTGGCTCGTCCACGAGGACGTTGCCACCATCGCGGAGGTCGACTCCACGACGAAGTACGACATCGGTCTCCCGATGGGCGCGTTCGAACTCGCCGACCAGGTCGGCATCGACGTCTCCTACGACGTCCTCGACTACATGCAGGGCGTGCTCGGCGAGGCCTACGAGCCGTGCCCGCTCATCGAGGAGAAAGTCGACGCCGAGGACCTCGGGAAGAAGACCGGACAGGGGTTCTACGACTACGAGAACGGCGGCGCGGAAGTCCCGACCGACGAAATCCGGGACGACATCGCCGACCGTCTCCTCGCCGTGATGGCCAACGAGGTCGCGAAACTCGTCGGGAACGACGTCGCCGACCCCGCCGAAATCGACGAGGCCGTCAAGCTCGGCGCGGGCTACCCCGAGGGTCCTGCGAAGATGGCCGACGAAGCCGGTGTCGACCACCTCTACGAGGCGCTCGCGGCAGCCTACGAGGAGAACGGCGCCGCGCGCTACGAGCCGGCCGACGAACTCGAACGCCTCGCGGACGCCGGCGAGGGGTTCTACGGCGCGGCGGCCGAGGAGGAGACCGCGTCCTACGAGAACCTCGTCGTGACCGTCGAGGACAACGTCGCGCACGTCGAACTCGACCGCCCGCACCGCATGAACACCATCAGCGAGGCGCTGCTCGACGACCTCGGCGACGCCGTCGACGACCTCGACGAGGACGACGAGGTGCGCGCCATTCTGCTGACGGGCGCCGGCGAGAAGGCGTTCTCGGCGGGCGCGGACGTCACGTCGATGGCAGGCAGCGCCGACCCGCTTGACGCCGTGGAACTCTCCCGGAAGGGCCAGCAGACGTTCGGCAAACTCGAAGCCGCCGACGTGCCCGTCGTCGCGGGCATCGACGGCTACTGTCTCGGCGGCGGGATGGAACTGGCGACGTGCGCGGACATCCGCGTCGCCAGCGAGCGCAGCGAACTCGGCCAGCCCGAACACAACCTCGGCCTGCTGCCGGGGTGGGGCGGCACCCAGCGCCTCAAGCACATCGTCGGCGAGGGCCGCGCGAAAGAGATTATCTTCACCGCAGACCGCTACGACGCCGCGGAGCTGGAGGACTACGGGTTCGTCAACGAGGTCGTCCCGAACGACGAACTTGACGACCGCGCGTGGGAACTCGCTCGCGACCTCGCCGCCGGGCCGCCGGTCGCCCAGAAGTACACGAAGCGCGCGATGCTCGCCGGCCGGGACTCCACGGAAGCCGGCCTCGAATCCGAGGCGCAGGCGTTCGGCCAACTGATGAACACCCAGGACCTCATGGAGGGCATCGCGGCGTTCACCAGCGACCGCGACCCCGAGTTCGAGGGACACTGA
- a CDS encoding RNA-guided endonuclease TnpB family protein yields MTYKYSPRYPLLPTDEHDEKLSWTVDVVRQLYNDRLKRFNEIPEDQGTLRQRVRKARNELPAMKDWWSDLNDVYSTVLQNAVMRIHDNKESLRALKRKGYDVGELRWKSPRDFRSFTYNKKGFELDKKSGPDGYAELILKKVAGDTITVPIRLHRDLPAHESIQQLTVKQDATGEWFATFTIKTETPPKPDVDEINPEDCVGIDLGILNYITDSDGRAISRLDLSDERERLEREQRALSRKDHGSNNWENQRIRVADVHKRMTNKKDDFKHKLAHFYTTQYDAVFLEDLDVKGMLEGAGNARNKHEVGWRDLITVFEHHGEKNGCHVLTVDPEGTTKECASCGVVSEKPLWVREHACPTCGFTADRDENAAYNVLARGLKELGVVHSEGTPVETATATSTNGGDTSVRVDASRVVEAGSRALKAATVVAE; encoded by the coding sequence ATGACGTACAAGTACAGCCCACGATACCCGCTTCTCCCGACCGATGAGCACGACGAGAAGCTCTCGTGGACTGTTGATGTCGTGCGGCAACTCTACAACGACCGACTCAAACGCTTCAACGAAATTCCGGAAGACCAAGGAACGCTCCGCCAACGCGTCCGCAAAGCCCGAAACGAACTTCCGGCGATGAAAGACTGGTGGAGCGACCTCAACGACGTCTACTCCACCGTCCTTCAGAACGCGGTGATGCGCATCCACGACAACAAAGAGAGTCTCCGCGCACTCAAACGGAAGGGATACGATGTCGGTGAGTTACGGTGGAAATCACCACGCGACTTTCGGTCGTTCACGTACAATAAGAAGGGCTTCGAGCTCGACAAGAAGAGCGGCCCCGACGGGTACGCTGAACTCATACTGAAGAAAGTCGCCGGCGACACCATCACGGTGCCAATTCGCCTCCACCGTGACCTCCCCGCCCACGAGTCAATCCAACAACTCACCGTCAAACAAGATGCCACCGGTGAGTGGTTCGCCACGTTTACCATCAAAACTGAAACACCGCCCAAACCCGACGTTGATGAGATCAATCCAGAGGACTGCGTCGGAATTGATCTTGGTATTCTGAACTACATCACCGACTCAGACGGCCGCGCAATCTCCCGTCTCGACCTTTCCGACGAACGAGAACGCCTCGAACGGGAACAGCGCGCGCTCTCTCGGAAGGACCATGGGTCGAACAACTGGGAGAACCAACGCATCCGCGTCGCAGACGTGCACAAGCGGATGACGAACAAGAAAGACGACTTCAAGCACAAACTCGCGCATTTCTACACGACGCAGTACGACGCGGTATTCCTCGAAGATCTTGACGTGAAAGGGATGCTCGAAGGAGCTGGGAACGCGCGGAACAAACACGAAGTCGGGTGGCGCGACCTCATCACGGTGTTTGAGCATCACGGCGAGAAGAACGGCTGTCACGTCCTCACGGTTGACCCAGAAGGGACGACGAAGGAGTGTGCGTCGTGTGGGGTGGTTTCGGAGAAACCGTTGTGGGTGCGCGAACACGCGTGCCCAACGTGCGGGTTTACGGCCGATCGTGACGAGAACGCCGCATACAACGTGCTGGCGCGCGGATTGAAAGAGCTAGGAGTGGTTCACTCCGAAGGGACGCCTGTGGAGACTGCGACCGCTACGTCCACCAACGGAGGCGATACCTCCGTTCGTGTGGATGCAAGTCGTGTCGTTGAAGCAGGAAGCCGCGCCCTCAAGGCAGCGACGGTAGTCGCTGAGTAG
- a CDS encoding class II aldolase/adducin family protein → MLARERVAVVDHAPTLAALTPGRTGNLSVRRGDRFAATPTGVPYDEFDPADVPVVSLDGDVVAGEMKPTSEVPMHTGIYRRLDAGAIVHTHSTWATTLAVLGEELPPIHYMITAVGRSVPVADYAPYGTDDLAELVVEEMEAADSQACILGHHGLVVTGDDLASAVENTFVVENLCRVYLQARQHGTPDELSDDQLATVEEKFQSYGQ, encoded by the coding sequence ATGCTCGCTCGCGAACGCGTCGCGGTTGTCGACCACGCACCGACGCTGGCAGCACTGACTCCCGGGCGCACCGGTAATTTGAGCGTGCGCCGCGGCGACCGGTTCGCCGCGACCCCGACCGGCGTCCCCTACGACGAGTTCGACCCCGCGGACGTCCCCGTGGTGTCGCTGGACGGTGACGTCGTCGCTGGGGAGATGAAGCCGACCAGCGAGGTGCCGATGCACACCGGCATCTACCGGCGACTCGACGCGGGCGCAATCGTCCACACGCACTCGACGTGGGCGACGACGCTGGCGGTACTCGGCGAGGAACTCCCGCCGATTCACTACATGATTACGGCGGTCGGGCGGTCGGTCCCGGTCGCAGACTACGCGCCGTACGGTACCGACGACCTCGCGGAGTTGGTCGTCGAGGAGATGGAGGCTGCGGACTCGCAGGCGTGCATCTTGGGCCATCACGGTCTCGTCGTCACTGGCGACGACCTCGCGTCGGCGGTCGAGAACACGTTCGTCGTGGAGAATCTCTGTCGGGTGTACTTGCAGGCGCGCCAGCACGGGACGCCCGATGAACTCAGCGACGACCAGTTGGCGACCGTCGAGGAGAAGTTCCAGTCCTACGGCCAGTGA
- a CDS encoding sensor domain-containing protein, which produces MPTTRAPADRLRSFVGVLGDRRTYRRLLYLSVAIPLGFLYYVVLAFGFVFGVALTVFVVGVPVLLATLLLARVLADWERRVANALLDTDIAPRERLPSLSEDGVLAAVSALVRSNTTWRSVAFLVVKSLVGFLAWLFVLLAGVGALALLLAPLGGTATVLGWSIDTLPERLLAFPLGVLLALTTVHVLVAAADQTGDVATALLGGKE; this is translated from the coding sequence ATGCCCACGACCCGCGCGCCCGCCGACCGCCTCCGGTCGTTCGTCGGCGTGCTCGGCGACCGACGCACCTACCGACGGCTGCTCTACCTCTCTGTCGCGATTCCGCTCGGCTTCCTCTACTACGTCGTCCTCGCGTTCGGGTTCGTGTTCGGCGTCGCGCTCACCGTGTTCGTCGTCGGCGTCCCCGTCCTGCTGGCGACGCTGCTGCTCGCGCGCGTGCTCGCCGACTGGGAGCGCCGCGTCGCGAACGCGCTCCTCGACACCGACATCGCGCCCCGCGAGCGCCTCCCGTCGCTCTCCGAGGACGGCGTGCTCGCCGCGGTCAGCGCGCTCGTCCGCTCGAACACGACGTGGCGCAGCGTCGCCTTCCTCGTCGTGAAGTCGCTGGTCGGCTTCCTTGCGTGGCTGTTCGTCCTCCTCGCCGGCGTCGGCGCGCTCGCGCTGCTCCTCGCCCCGCTCGGCGGCACCGCCACCGTCCTCGGGTGGAGCATCGACACCCTCCCCGAGCGACTGCTCGCGTTCCCACTCGGCGTCCTGCTCGCGCTCACCACCGTTCACGTGCTCGTCGCCGCAGCCGACCAAACCGGCGACGTCGCAACTGCGTTGCTCGGAGGGAAAGAGTAG
- a CDS encoding putative sulfate/molybdate transporter produces the protein MAFSERFAARAALVELPGDITGAIGDSVTVVPVVVALAALSDVALAPVLVWFGVFQVVWGARYGVPVSVEPMKALAALAIAGSLSASGLAAAGLLAGGTLLVAGATGTLGRVSRFVGQPVVRGVQLAVALVLFRTAFDLAATDLAFAGAAIAVGALVAVVSVRASALAIVAVGAALALAETGGISPAIPAFTVALPSPAVFLDAGTAQAAIGQLAMSVGNAAVATALLLGEYFDSDATADDLATSMGAMNLLAVPLGAIPMCHGSGGVAGKYAFGARTAAANVVLGVLYVLAAVFAVGVVAAFPVAMLGVVLAAVAAQLAHTSLETDQYALTLGVGVLGLLAGVGVAFVAGLLADHAYRRLA, from the coding sequence ATGGCATTCTCGGAGCGGTTCGCCGCGCGCGCCGCGCTCGTCGAACTCCCCGGCGATATCACCGGCGCGATAGGGGATTCGGTTACGGTCGTCCCCGTCGTAGTCGCGCTCGCGGCGCTCTCGGACGTGGCGCTGGCGCCCGTGCTCGTCTGGTTCGGCGTCTTCCAGGTCGTCTGGGGAGCCCGCTACGGCGTGCCCGTGTCCGTCGAGCCGATGAAAGCGCTGGCGGCGCTGGCAATCGCGGGGTCGCTGTCCGCGAGCGGGCTCGCTGCCGCTGGACTGCTCGCCGGTGGGACGCTGCTCGTCGCGGGCGCGACCGGGACGCTCGGGCGCGTCAGTCGCTTCGTCGGTCAACCGGTCGTCCGCGGCGTCCAACTCGCGGTCGCGCTCGTCCTCTTCCGGACCGCCTTCGACCTCGCTGCGACGGACCTCGCGTTCGCCGGCGCCGCGATTGCCGTCGGCGCGCTCGTCGCCGTCGTCTCCGTTCGCGCCAGCGCGCTCGCTATCGTCGCAGTCGGAGCCGCGCTCGCGCTCGCCGAAACCGGCGGCATCTCTCCAGCGATACCCGCGTTCACGGTCGCGCTCCCGTCGCCCGCGGTCTTCCTCGACGCCGGCACCGCGCAGGCCGCAATCGGCCAGCTCGCGATGTCCGTCGGGAACGCCGCCGTCGCGACCGCGCTCCTGCTCGGCGAGTACTTCGACTCGGACGCGACCGCCGACGACCTCGCGACGAGCATGGGCGCGATGAACCTCTTGGCGGTCCCGCTGGGCGCGATTCCGATGTGCCACGGCAGCGGCGGCGTCGCCGGCAAGTACGCGTTCGGCGCGCGCACCGCCGCCGCGAACGTCGTGCTCGGCGTGCTCTACGTGCTCGCTGCCGTGTTCGCGGTCGGCGTCGTCGCGGCGTTCCCCGTCGCGATGCTCGGCGTCGTGCTCGCCGCCGTCGCCGCGCAACTCGCGCACACCAGCCTCGAAACCGACCAGTACGCGCTCACGCTCGGCGTGGGCGTCCTCGGATTGCTCGCCGGCGTCGGCGTCGCGTTCGTCGCCGGCTTGCTCGCCGACCACGCGTACCGCCGGCTCGCGTAG